A portion of the Betta splendens chromosome 2, fBetSpl5.4, whole genome shotgun sequence genome contains these proteins:
- the lrch4 gene encoding leucine-rich repeat and calponin homology domain-containing protein 4 isoform X1, translating into MAAGDGAQLPATVAASRSVEKALEEAAASGALNLSNRKLKEFPRSGRNYDLSDITHADLSKNRLCDLPEDLCQFISLETLSLYHNGMRSLSSSLANLQALTYLNLSRNLLSSLPPSVFQLPLLRVLIVSNNKLSTLPSSIYSLTHLRQLDVSCNELQCLPAELGHLECLRDLNLRRNQLNTLPEEISELPLVRLDVSCNRISHVPLCYRNLRHLQSISLDNNPLQMPPAQICSKGKYHIFKYLNMEACKRSQEELERHLRPTGFNSCLSDQELFTSQFGGLDSGFNSVDSGSKRWSGNESADDFSERSLRMAEISRDQRNLEEEVEEDGSPLKVNKVNGEAEQVDFIDSSVMEEEEEEMRMDLPTPPLTAPSLEQKEKPSVSQSQDSTKHRPSILTEVCPSTSTSSLPLSPSSPSLEERKRPGTLLIWQERERLQQQQREKANLLKSSTKTGSHVASAPQTGSVSAGTSPENNTHAGLRQRCASVDQMSTGSPSVLLHRSSSRTDVPSSPKTSPPPGQVQKPSSFLFRVPSRSNAKPTGPMFTLGESGRSESRTTLRSPKEERLDVAQLRKNLESRLKVSLPEDLGEGLSDGTILCQLANQIRPRSVSIIHIPSPAVPKLSAAKCRLNVENFISACRRLGVPETDVCVCSDVLLCKLPAVLRCVTALLASEGSNAPGVPSPGQPSSSSSSSSSLLSSDFLLFYCAVMALLYVLYCYLLT; encoded by the exons ATCTGTCTAAGAACCGTCTGTGTGATCTTCCTGAGGACCTCTGTCAGTTCATCTCTCTAGAGACACTGAGCCTTTACCACAATGGCATGCGTTCCTTGTCCTCCAGCCTGGCTAACCTCCAGGCCCTCACCTACCTCAACCTCAG CCGAAATCTTCTGTCCAGTTTACCCCCGTCTGTGTtccagcttcctctgctgcGAGTGCTTATCGTCAGCAACAACAAGTTGTCTACACTGCCCTCCTCTATATACTCCCTCACACACCTCCGACAGCTG GACGTAAGCTGTAATGAGCTGCAGTGTTTGCCTGCAGAGCTCGGTCATCTAGAGTGTCTGAGGGACCTAAACCTGAGGAGAAACCAGCTCAACACTCTGCCTGAAG aaatatcgGAGCTCCCTCTTGTTCGACTCGATGTGTCCTGCAATCGAATTTCCCACGTGCCCTTGTGCTACCGCAATCTCCGGCATCTCCAGAGCATCTCGCTGGACAACAACCCGCTGCAAATGCCGCCGGCACAGATCTGCTCCAAGGGGAAATACCACATCTTCAAGTACCTCAACATGGAGGCCTGCAAGAGgagccaggaggagctggagagacacCTGAGACCCACTGGATTTAACAGCTG TCTGTCAGACCAGGAGCTGTTTACAAGTCAGTTTGGAGGCCTGGACTCTGGTTTTAACAGTGTGGACAGCGGTAGCAAACGGTGGTCTGGGAATGAG TCAGCGGATGACTTCTCTGAGCGTTCCCTCCGCATGGCTGAGATCAGCAGAGACCAGAggaacctggaggaggaggtagaggaggatGGATCTCCTCTCAAAGTTAAtaaag TGAATGGAGAGGCTGAGCAGGTGGACTTCATAGACAGcagtgtgatggaggaggaggaggaggagatgaggatggATCTACCCACACCTCCTCTCACAGCACCTTCACTG gagcagaaggagaaaccaTCTGTGTCCCAGTCTCAGGACTCAACAAAGCACAG GCCCAGTATTCTTACGGAAGTGTGCCCCTCGACTTCAACCTCCTCGTTGCCGCTGTCGCCGTCCAGCCCCTCTCTGGAGGAGCGTAAACGACCTGGCACCCTGCTCATAtggcaggagagagagcgactgcagcagcagcagagagagaaggccaa TCTGCTAAAGTCATCcaccaaaacaggaagtcatgtGGCCAGTGCCCCTCAGACAGGAAGTGTCTCAGC TGGCACCTCTCCAGAGAACAACACCCATGCAGGCCTGCGACAGAGATGCGCA AGTGTGGACCAGATGAGCACAGGGTCTCCTTCAGTACTCCTACAtcgctccagcagcagaacag ATGTCCCGTCCTCGCCAAAGACGTCTCCTCCACCGGGCCAGGTTCAGAaacccagcagcttcctgttccgCGTGCCCTCCCGCAGCAATGCCAAACCCACAG GACCAATGTTTACTCTGGGCGAGTCTGGGAGAAGTGAGTCCCGAACAACTCTGCGCTCTCCGAAAGAAGAGAGGCTGGATGTCGCACAACTACGCAAG AATCTGGAGTCTCGGCTGAAGGTCAGTTTACCGGAGGATCTGGGCGAAGGCTTATCCGACGGCACCATCCTCTGCCAGCTGGCCAATCAGATACGACCACGCTCCGTGTCAATCATTCACATTCCCTCCCCGGCAGtg cccaAACTTAGTGCAGCGAAGTGTCGACTCAATGTGGAAAACTTCATTTCTGCTTGTCGCAGGCTGGGAGTCCCTGAG acggatgtgtgtgtgtgctctgatgTGCTGCTATGTAAGCTGCCCGCGGTGCTGCGCTGCGTGACGGCGCTGCTGGCCTCGGAGGGGTCCAACGCTCCGGGGGTCCCATCGCCTGGCCAgccctcttcctcgtcctcctcgtcctcctcgctgctgtcGTCAGACTTCCTGCTCTTCTACTGTGCCGTCATGGCCCTGCTCTACGTCCTTTACTGCTACCTGCTCACCTAG
- the lrch4 gene encoding leucine-rich repeat and calponin homology domain-containing protein 4 isoform X2: MAAGDGAQLPATVAASRSVEKALEEAAASGALNLSNRKLKEFPRSGRNYDLSDITHADLSKNRLCDLPEDLCQFISLETLSLYHNGMRSLSSSLANLQALTYLNLSRNLLSSLPPSVFQLPLLRVLIVSNNKLSTLPSSIYSLTHLRQLDVSCNELQCLPAELGHLECLRDLNLRRNQLNTLPEEISELPLVRLDVSCNRISHVPLCYRNLRHLQSISLDNNPLQMPPAQICSKGKYHIFKYLNMEACKRSQEELERHLRPTGFNSCLSDQELFTSQFGGLDSGFNSVDSGSKRWSGNESADDFSERSLRMAEISRDQRNLEEEVEEDGSPLKVNKVNGEAEQVDFIDSSVMEEEEEEMRMDLPTPPLTAPSLEQKEKPSVSQSQDSTKHRPSILTEVCPSTSTSSLPLSPSSPSLEERKRPGTLLIWQERERLQQQQREKANLLKSSTKTGSHVASAPQTGSVSAGTSPENNTHAGLRQRCASVDQMSTGSPSVLLHRSSSRTDVPSSPKTSPPPGQVQKPSSFLFRVPSRSNAKPTGPMFTLGESGRSESRTTLRSPKEERLDVAQLRKNLESRLKVSLPEDLGEGLSDGTILCQLANQIRPRSVSIIHIPSPAVPKLSAAKCRLNVENFISACRRLGVPEDSLCSPQLIVEDEGLSRLAQTVQVLLDLADGSQRTSRQDGAAAAAAAAQS; the protein is encoded by the exons ATCTGTCTAAGAACCGTCTGTGTGATCTTCCTGAGGACCTCTGTCAGTTCATCTCTCTAGAGACACTGAGCCTTTACCACAATGGCATGCGTTCCTTGTCCTCCAGCCTGGCTAACCTCCAGGCCCTCACCTACCTCAACCTCAG CCGAAATCTTCTGTCCAGTTTACCCCCGTCTGTGTtccagcttcctctgctgcGAGTGCTTATCGTCAGCAACAACAAGTTGTCTACACTGCCCTCCTCTATATACTCCCTCACACACCTCCGACAGCTG GACGTAAGCTGTAATGAGCTGCAGTGTTTGCCTGCAGAGCTCGGTCATCTAGAGTGTCTGAGGGACCTAAACCTGAGGAGAAACCAGCTCAACACTCTGCCTGAAG aaatatcgGAGCTCCCTCTTGTTCGACTCGATGTGTCCTGCAATCGAATTTCCCACGTGCCCTTGTGCTACCGCAATCTCCGGCATCTCCAGAGCATCTCGCTGGACAACAACCCGCTGCAAATGCCGCCGGCACAGATCTGCTCCAAGGGGAAATACCACATCTTCAAGTACCTCAACATGGAGGCCTGCAAGAGgagccaggaggagctggagagacacCTGAGACCCACTGGATTTAACAGCTG TCTGTCAGACCAGGAGCTGTTTACAAGTCAGTTTGGAGGCCTGGACTCTGGTTTTAACAGTGTGGACAGCGGTAGCAAACGGTGGTCTGGGAATGAG TCAGCGGATGACTTCTCTGAGCGTTCCCTCCGCATGGCTGAGATCAGCAGAGACCAGAggaacctggaggaggaggtagaggaggatGGATCTCCTCTCAAAGTTAAtaaag TGAATGGAGAGGCTGAGCAGGTGGACTTCATAGACAGcagtgtgatggaggaggaggaggaggagatgaggatggATCTACCCACACCTCCTCTCACAGCACCTTCACTG gagcagaaggagaaaccaTCTGTGTCCCAGTCTCAGGACTCAACAAAGCACAG GCCCAGTATTCTTACGGAAGTGTGCCCCTCGACTTCAACCTCCTCGTTGCCGCTGTCGCCGTCCAGCCCCTCTCTGGAGGAGCGTAAACGACCTGGCACCCTGCTCATAtggcaggagagagagcgactgcagcagcagcagagagagaaggccaa TCTGCTAAAGTCATCcaccaaaacaggaagtcatgtGGCCAGTGCCCCTCAGACAGGAAGTGTCTCAGC TGGCACCTCTCCAGAGAACAACACCCATGCAGGCCTGCGACAGAGATGCGCA AGTGTGGACCAGATGAGCACAGGGTCTCCTTCAGTACTCCTACAtcgctccagcagcagaacag ATGTCCCGTCCTCGCCAAAGACGTCTCCTCCACCGGGCCAGGTTCAGAaacccagcagcttcctgttccgCGTGCCCTCCCGCAGCAATGCCAAACCCACAG GACCAATGTTTACTCTGGGCGAGTCTGGGAGAAGTGAGTCCCGAACAACTCTGCGCTCTCCGAAAGAAGAGAGGCTGGATGTCGCACAACTACGCAAG AATCTGGAGTCTCGGCTGAAGGTCAGTTTACCGGAGGATCTGGGCGAAGGCTTATCCGACGGCACCATCCTCTGCCAGCTGGCCAATCAGATACGACCACGCTCCGTGTCAATCATTCACATTCCCTCCCCGGCAGtg cccaAACTTAGTGCAGCGAAGTGTCGACTCAATGTGGAAAACTTCATTTCTGCTTGTCGCAGGCTGGGAGTCCCTGAG GACTCGCTGTGCTCCCCGCAGCTCATCGTGGAGGACGAGGGCCTGAGCCGCCTGGCCCAGACCgtgcaggtgctgctggaccTGGCCGACGGCTCCCAGCGGACGTCCAGGcaggacggcgccgccgccgccgccgccgcagcgcaGAGCTAG